From Fusobacterium perfoetens, one genomic window encodes:
- a CDS encoding DUF896 domain-containing protein gives MEMKDIITKVNYFSKLSKERELTVEEKAEREKYRKLYLEKFRAQVRGHLDSIKIVDSKDKLN, from the coding sequence ATGGAAATGAAAGATATAATAACAAAAGTAAATTATTTTTCAAAGCTTTCTAAAGAGAGAGAACTTACAGTGGAAGAGAAAGCAGAGAGAGAAAAATATAGAAAACTTTATTTAGAAAAATTTAGAGCTCAAGTAAGAGGGCATTTAGATAGTATAAAAATTGTAGACAGTAAAGATAAATTAAATTAG